From a single Nitrogeniibacter mangrovi genomic region:
- the metW gene encoding methionine biosynthesis protein MetW — MTKTSLRYDHEVIAAWIEPGERVLDLGCGDGQLLRYLENSRQVLGYGVEKSPEGVRACVANGVNVMQIDLEKGLAGFEDGFFDHVIMSLSLQAVHNTVGILEEMLRVGREAVVSFPNFAYWRHRQAILNGHMPVGEDLPYQWYNTPNVRFFTIADFEALCEMHGIVIREGLGFDRGELVKEEPNFLASVALYRLGR; from the coding sequence GTGACCAAAACGTCGCTGCGATACGACCACGAAGTGATCGCCGCCTGGATCGAACCGGGCGAGCGGGTGCTCGACCTGGGCTGCGGCGACGGCCAGCTGCTGCGCTATCTCGAGAACAGCCGTCAGGTGCTCGGCTACGGCGTCGAGAAATCCCCGGAAGGCGTGCGCGCCTGCGTGGCCAACGGCGTCAACGTGATGCAGATCGATCTGGAGAAGGGGCTGGCCGGGTTCGAGGACGGCTTCTTCGATCATGTGATCATGAGCCTGTCGCTGCAGGCGGTGCACAACACCGTGGGTATTCTCGAGGAGATGCTGCGGGTCGGCCGCGAAGCCGTGGTGAGCTTTCCCAACTTCGCCTACTGGCGCCATCGCCAGGCGATTCTCAATGGCCACATGCCGGTGGGCGAGGATCTGCCCTACCAGTGGTACAACACGCCCAACGTGCGCTTCTTCACCATCGCCGACTTCGAGGCCCTGTGCGAGATGCACGGCATCGTGATCCGCGAGGGGCTGGGCTTCGACCGCGGCGAGTTGGTCAAGGAGGAGCCGAACTTCCTCGCCAGCGTGGCCCTGTACCGGCTCGGGCGCTGA
- the gshB gene encoding glutathione synthase → MRLAFILDPLPGLKAYKDSSVAIMRAAQARGHHVFAILRPDLMWREGEVRARAQALTVSDDDAHWYVAGETTTEPLTAFDAVLMRQDPPFDFEYITATWLLERAVAAGARVFNHPRAVRDHSEKIAITEFAEFTAPTLVARAADDLNAFIDDMGDAILKPLDGMGGAGIFRVRADDPNRNAIIETLTEHGARTIMAQRYLPQIVEGDKRVLIIGGEVVPYSLARIPKAGETRGNLAAGGRGVAMPLSEREREIAEALAPVLWSRGLLIVGLDVIGGCLTEVNVTSPTCMVEIHQQQGYAVADQVVSALEAA, encoded by the coding sequence ATGCGTCTGGCCTTCATCCTCGACCCGCTGCCCGGCCTCAAGGCCTACAAGGATTCGAGCGTCGCCATCATGCGTGCCGCCCAGGCGCGCGGGCACCACGTCTTCGCCATCCTGCGCCCCGACCTGATGTGGCGCGAGGGCGAGGTGCGCGCCCGTGCCCAGGCGCTGACCGTGTCGGACGACGACGCCCACTGGTATGTCGCCGGCGAGACGACGACCGAGCCGCTGACCGCCTTCGATGCGGTGCTGATGCGCCAGGACCCGCCCTTCGACTTCGAATACATCACCGCCACCTGGCTGCTCGAGCGCGCCGTGGCGGCCGGCGCGCGGGTGTTCAACCATCCGCGCGCGGTGCGCGACCACTCGGAGAAGATCGCCATCACCGAATTCGCCGAGTTCACCGCGCCCACCCTGGTGGCGCGCGCGGCCGACGACCTCAATGCCTTCATCGACGACATGGGCGATGCCATCCTCAAGCCGCTCGACGGCATGGGTGGGGCCGGCATCTTCCGGGTGCGCGCCGACGACCCGAACCGCAACGCCATCATCGAGACCCTGACCGAACACGGCGCGCGCACCATCATGGCGCAGCGCTATCTGCCGCAGATCGTCGAGGGCGACAAGCGGGTGCTCATCATCGGCGGCGAGGTGGTGCCCTACAGCCTGGCGCGCATCCCCAAGGCCGGCGAGACCCGCGGCAACCTGGCCGCCGGCGGTCGCGGCGTGGCGATGCCGCTGAGCGAGCGCGAGCGCGAGATCGCCGAGGCGCTGGCGCCGGTGCTGTGGTCGCGCGGGCTGCTCATCGTCGGCCTCGACGTGATCGGCGGCTGCCTCACCGAGGTGAACGTCACCAGCCCCACCTGCATGGTCGAGATCCATCAGCAGCAGGGCTATGCGGTGGCCGATCAGGTGGTCTCGGCGCTCGAGGCCGCCTGA
- a CDS encoding FAD:protein FMN transferase, producing the protein MRRLFALVVLALLLAGCAREQVWHRESYVFGTRVEVAVWGDDEASAGAAMGAVLREFDRMHRAYHAWQPSELTDLNAAIARGETTHVRPELAAMLTDAKALAARGDELFNPALGKLIALWGFHTDTFVPRLPDPKAVQALVVSAPSMADLHIDGTRVWSDNRDVQLDLGGYAKGYALDRAAAILRAKGVRNALINIGGNVMALGSKGGQPWQIGIQHPRAPTPIAALALYDGEAIGTSGDYQRYFEVDGKRYCHLIDPRTGSPAMGTEAVTVLVTPRHGAGVLSDVASKPIFIAAHHWREMARRYDVADVLRVDADGAITVTRDMAARMKPLGDTHYTVLDD; encoded by the coding sequence ATGCGCCGTCTGTTCGCCCTCGTCGTTCTCGCTCTGTTGCTGGCAGGCTGTGCCCGCGAGCAGGTCTGGCATCGGGAGAGCTACGTGTTCGGCACCCGGGTCGAGGTGGCGGTCTGGGGTGACGACGAGGCCAGCGCCGGTGCCGCCATGGGCGCGGTACTGCGCGAGTTCGACCGCATGCACCGGGCCTACCATGCCTGGCAACCCTCGGAGCTGACCGACCTCAACGCGGCCATCGCCCGCGGCGAGACGACCCATGTGCGCCCCGAGCTGGCGGCGATGCTGACCGATGCCAAGGCACTGGCGGCCCGGGGCGACGAGCTGTTCAATCCGGCCCTGGGCAAGCTCATCGCCCTGTGGGGCTTCCACACCGACACCTTCGTGCCCAGACTGCCCGACCCCAAGGCGGTCCAGGCCCTGGTGGTCAGCGCGCCGAGCATGGCCGACCTGCACATCGACGGCACCCGGGTGTGGTCCGACAACCGCGACGTGCAGCTCGATCTGGGCGGCTACGCCAAGGGCTACGCCCTCGACCGGGCGGCGGCGATCCTGCGTGCCAAGGGCGTGCGCAACGCGCTCATCAACATCGGCGGCAACGTGATGGCGCTGGGCAGCAAGGGCGGCCAGCCCTGGCAGATCGGCATCCAGCATCCGCGCGCGCCGACGCCCATCGCGGCGCTGGCGCTCTACGACGGCGAGGCCATCGGCACCTCCGGCGACTATCAGCGCTACTTCGAGGTGGACGGCAAGCGCTACTGCCACCTCATCGATCCGCGCACCGGATCGCCCGCCATGGGGACCGAGGCGGTGACCGTGCTGGTCACGCCCCGGCACGGCGCCGGCGTGCTCTCCGACGTGGCCAGCAAGCCGATCTTCATCGCCGCACACCACTGGCGCGAGATGGCGCGCCGCTACGATGTCGCTGACGTGCTGCGGGTGGACGCCGACGGTGCCATCACCGTCACCCGCGACATGGCCGCACGGATGAAGCCGCTGGGGGACACCCACTACACCGTGCTCGACGACTGA
- the metX gene encoding homoserine O-succinyltransferase MetX, with protein MTQPQSVGVVTPQRLRFTEPLALRSGGRLDEYELVYETYGELNAARSNAVLVCHALSGSHHVAGHYADAPNNIGWWDNLVGPGKPLDTRKFFVIGVNNLGGCYGSTGPASVNPATGQPYGAEFPFVSVEDWVESQARLADALGIERFAAIVGGSLGGMQALSWTLLYPDRVGHAVVIAASPKLSAENIAFNEVARQAILTDPDFHGGNFYAHGVVPERGLKLARMVGHITYLSDDAMAEKFGRSLRHGKQVFSYDVEFEIESYLRYQGKKFAGYFDANTYLLTTKALDYFDPAFEHAGNLNAALAAAQADFLVVSFTTDWRFPPERSREIVSALMHNRRHVSYAEVECAAGHDSFLLDDAQYHGVLSAYFDRIEVR; from the coding sequence ATGACGCAACCTCAATCCGTCGGGGTGGTCACGCCACAGCGCCTGCGCTTCACCGAGCCGCTGGCGCTCAGGAGCGGCGGCCGGCTCGACGAATACGAACTGGTCTACGAGACCTATGGCGAACTGAACGCCGCGCGCAGCAACGCGGTGCTGGTGTGCCACGCCCTGTCCGGCTCCCATCACGTGGCCGGGCACTACGCCGACGCGCCCAACAACATCGGCTGGTGGGACAACCTGGTCGGGCCGGGCAAGCCGCTCGACACGCGCAAGTTCTTCGTCATCGGCGTCAACAACCTGGGCGGCTGCTACGGCAGCACCGGCCCGGCCTCGGTCAATCCGGCCACCGGGCAGCCGTACGGGGCGGAGTTCCCGTTCGTGAGCGTCGAGGACTGGGTCGAATCGCAGGCGCGCCTGGCCGATGCTCTGGGCATCGAGCGTTTCGCCGCCATCGTCGGCGGCAGCCTGGGCGGCATGCAGGCCCTGTCGTGGACCCTGCTGTATCCCGACCGCGTCGGCCACGCGGTGGTGATCGCGGCCTCTCCCAAGCTGTCGGCGGAGAACATCGCCTTCAACGAGGTGGCCCGCCAGGCCATCCTCACCGATCCGGATTTCCACGGTGGCAACTTCTACGCCCATGGCGTGGTGCCCGAACGCGGCCTCAAGCTGGCGCGCATGGTCGGCCACATCACCTACCTGTCGGACGACGCGATGGCGGAGAAATTCGGCCGCAGCCTGCGTCATGGCAAGCAGGTGTTCAGCTACGACGTGGAATTCGAGATCGAGTCCTACCTGCGCTACCAGGGCAAGAAGTTCGCCGGCTACTTCGACGCCAACACCTACCTGCTCACCACCAAGGCGCTGGACTACTTCGATCCGGCCTTCGAGCATGCCGGCAACCTCAACGCCGCCCTGGCCGCGGCGCAGGCCGACTTCCTGGTGGTGTCATTCACCACCGACTGGCGCTTCCCGCCCGAGCGCAGCCGCGAGATCGTCAGCGCGCTGATGCACAATCGCCGCCACGTGAGCTACGCCGAGGTCGAGTGCGCGGCGGGGCATGATTCCTTCCTGCTCGACGACGCCCAGTACCATGGCGTGCTGTCGGCCTACTTCGACCGTATCGAGGTGAGATGA
- the thrH gene encoding bifunctional phosphoserine phosphatase/homoserine phosphotransferase ThrH → MQLVCLDLEGVLIPEIWVEFAEVTGIDALKRTTRDEPNYDTLMQYRLDILREHKMGLPDIQKVIGTLSPLPGAKAFLDALRDRFQVIILSDTFYEFAKPLMDQLGRPTLFCHKLEADADGFLVNYHLRMPNQKQEAVRRFKEINFKVIAAGDSYNDTTMLGEAHAGILFRPPQNVIDEFPQFPVTREYDELMGEILAASERI, encoded by the coding sequence GTGCAACTCGTCTGTCTTGACCTCGAAGGCGTGCTCATTCCCGAAATCTGGGTGGAATTTGCCGAAGTGACCGGCATCGACGCGCTCAAGCGCACCACCCGCGACGAGCCGAACTACGACACGCTCATGCAGTACCGGCTCGACATCCTGCGCGAGCACAAGATGGGCCTGCCGGACATCCAGAAGGTCATCGGCACGCTCAGCCCGCTGCCCGGTGCCAAGGCCTTCCTCGATGCGCTGCGCGACCGGTTCCAGGTCATCATCCTGTCGGACACCTTCTACGAGTTCGCCAAGCCGCTCATGGACCAGCTCGGTCGCCCGACCCTGTTCTGCCACAAGCTCGAGGCCGATGCCGACGGCTTCCTGGTGAACTACCATCTGCGCATGCCCAACCAGAAGCAGGAGGCGGTGCGCCGCTTCAAGGAAATCAACTTCAAGGTCATCGCCGCCGGGGACTCCTACAACGACACCACCATGCTCGGCGAGGCCCACGCGGGCATCCTGTTCCGTCCGCCGCAGAACGTGATCGACGAGTTCCCGCAGTTCCCGGTCACCCGCGAGTACGACGAACTCATGGGCGAGATCCTCGCCGCCTCCGAGCGCATCTGA
- a CDS encoding HPr family phosphocarrier protein: MPKQDVEIINRLGLHARASAKLTQLASSFPCEVWLEREGRRVNAKSIMGVMMLAAAKGATVTIDTIGENDAAALDALVALIADRFGEDE; this comes from the coding sequence ATGCCCAAACAAGACGTCGAAATCATCAACCGCCTGGGCCTGCATGCCCGCGCCTCGGCCAAGCTGACCCAGCTGGCGAGCAGCTTTCCGTGCGAGGTCTGGCTCGAGCGCGAAGGGCGCCGTGTCAATGCCAAGAGCATCATGGGGGTCATGATGCTGGCCGCGGCCAAGGGCGCGACGGTGACCATCGACACCATCGGCGAGAACGATGCGGCGGCGCTGGACGCCCTGGTCGCGCTGATCGCCGACCGCTTCGGCGAAGACGAATAA
- a CDS encoding YjgN family protein → MNAPDTLPAQVPPAPVHDRLPLSFTGSGGAYFRIWIVNVLLSIVTLGIYSAWAKVRRERYFLNNTVLDRSPFEYHADPIKILKGRLLVVSVLIVGNLASKFNPFLNLLVSVIFLVLLPWMISRAMRFRAHNTSWRGLRFRFTGTAGEAAKAWILWPIAAGLTLGILTPYALAAQRRYLVNHLRFGNEDFEVDLPVGPIYRMLLGAGLVFILVVAAFAALGISTVMFGSARAVGPDAQRMAVMSSVGFVVIGVYVGLALIAPYISVRLTNLVLNRSNLGDHGFLSQMRARRYMFIVLTNWLLTAITLGLYRPFAVVRLHRYRVEHIAMLPAGSLDDFVAVQEAEVRVLGEEAADLLDIDLGF, encoded by the coding sequence ATGAACGCCCCCGACACCCTGCCCGCGCAGGTGCCGCCCGCGCCCGTCCACGACCGCCTGCCCTTGAGCTTCACCGGCTCGGGCGGCGCCTATTTCCGCATCTGGATCGTCAACGTGCTGCTGTCCATCGTCACCCTGGGCATCTACTCGGCCTGGGCCAAGGTGCGGCGCGAGCGCTACTTTCTCAACAACACGGTGCTCGACCGCTCGCCCTTCGAGTACCACGCCGATCCGATCAAGATCCTCAAGGGGCGCCTGCTGGTGGTCTCGGTGCTGATCGTCGGCAACCTGGCTTCCAAGTTCAACCCCTTCCTCAACCTGCTGGTGTCGGTGATCTTCCTGGTGCTGCTGCCCTGGATGATCTCGCGGGCGATGCGCTTCCGCGCCCACAACACCAGCTGGCGCGGCCTGCGCTTCCGCTTCACCGGCACCGCCGGCGAGGCCGCCAAGGCCTGGATCCTGTGGCCGATCGCCGCTGGCCTGACCCTCGGCATCCTCACCCCCTACGCGCTCGCGGCGCAGCGGCGCTACCTGGTGAACCACTTGCGCTTCGGCAACGAGGACTTCGAGGTGGACCTGCCGGTGGGGCCGATCTACCGCATGCTGCTCGGCGCCGGGCTGGTGTTCATCCTCGTGGTGGCGGCCTTCGCGGCCCTCGGCATCAGCACCGTCATGTTCGGTTCCGCGCGCGCCGTCGGCCCCGACGCGCAGCGCATGGCGGTCATGTCGAGCGTGGGCTTCGTGGTCATCGGCGTGTATGTCGGTCTGGCCCTCATCGCCCCCTACATCAGCGTCCGCCTCACCAACCTGGTGCTCAACCGCAGCAACCTGGGCGACCACGGCTTCCTCTCGCAGATGCGGGCGCGCCGCTACATGTTCATCGTGCTCACCAACTGGCTGCTCACCGCGATCACCCTCGGCCTCTACCGCCCGTTCGCGGTGGTGCGCCTGCACCGCTATCGGGTCGAGCACATCGCCATGCTGCCGGCCGGGTCGCTCGACGACTTCGTCGCCGTGCAGGAGGCCGAAGTCCGGGTCCTGGGCGAGGAAGCCGCCGACCTGCTCGACATCGATCTGGGCTTCTGA
- a CDS encoding PTS sugar transporter subunit IIA, translating into MVGLLLVTHATLGEVLIECVCHVLNRSPAQLRALAVMPRDDPSDLLPEARRLVTELDRGDGVLVMADLFGASPANLAMKLLQPGRVLGLAGLNLPMLLRVLTYREHGPLEALVERAVTGACDGIVRMKPL; encoded by the coding sequence ATGGTCGGACTCCTGCTTGTCACGCATGCGACGCTCGGCGAAGTGCTGATCGAATGCGTGTGCCATGTGCTCAACCGCAGCCCGGCGCAACTGCGGGCGCTGGCGGTCATGCCCCGGGACGATCCGAGCGACCTGCTGCCCGAAGCACGCCGGCTCGTCACCGAGCTGGACCGCGGCGACGGCGTGCTGGTGATGGCCGACCTGTTCGGTGCCAGTCCCGCCAACCTGGCCATGAAGCTGCTCCAGCCGGGCCGCGTGCTCGGGCTGGCCGGGCTGAACCTGCCCATGCTGCTGCGGGTGCTGACCTACCGCGAGCACGGTCCGCTCGAGGCGCTGGTGGAACGGGCCGTCACGGGCGCCTGTGACGGCATTGTGCGGATGAAGCCGCTTTAG
- the ptsP gene encoding phosphoenolpyruvate--protein phosphotransferase, with protein MPFTLHGLAVSHGIAIGHAHLVSHALLEVNHYHLAPRQIKAERERFDAAVAAVREDLRELRTVAAENQVHTEMGALVDLHVMFLDDPMLVDAARGLIEERRCNAEWALVQQMELLIEQFDQIEDAYLRERKADVIQVVERVVKVLLGHPGRLPRKRKSAMATIVVAHDLSPADTIGFRDHDIAGFVTDVGGPTSHTAIVARSQGIPAVVALHNIRQLVEDNELIIIDGTRGVVIIEPDERILEEYRLRQAELELERNKLQRLKSARPTTLDGEAIHLLANIELPKDAGEARKVGADGVGLFRTEFLFLNRHALPGEDEQFEAYRAALKYMGGAPVTIRTLDAGADKALETVGKRSTETNPALGLRAVRYSLSEPKMFLTQLRALLRASHHGKLKILLPMLAHAHEMDQCLAMVEQAKEQLRDTKHKFDPKVEVGGMIEVPAAALALGMFVRRLQFLSIGTNDLIQYTLAIDRTDEAVAHLYDPLHPAVLKLIGGTIQAGARYGLPVSVCGEMAGDPAYTRLLLGMGLKHFSMQPTQLLGVKQEILRADVGELAPKVQRILKMDEQDRVHEAVDRLAQV; from the coding sequence ATGCCATTCACACTGCACGGACTGGCCGTCTCGCACGGCATTGCGATCGGCCATGCGCATCTGGTCTCGCATGCCCTGCTCGAGGTCAATCACTATCACCTCGCGCCGCGCCAGATCAAGGCGGAACGCGAGCGTTTCGATGCCGCGGTCGCGGCGGTGCGCGAGGACCTGCGCGAGTTACGCACGGTCGCTGCGGAAAACCAGGTGCATACCGAGATGGGCGCCCTGGTCGATCTGCATGTCATGTTTCTCGACGATCCGATGCTCGTCGACGCGGCGCGCGGGCTCATCGAGGAGCGCCGCTGCAACGCCGAATGGGCCCTGGTGCAGCAGATGGAGCTGCTCATCGAGCAGTTCGACCAGATCGAGGATGCCTACCTGCGCGAGCGCAAGGCCGACGTGATCCAGGTGGTCGAGCGGGTGGTCAAGGTGCTGCTCGGCCATCCGGGCCGACTGCCGCGCAAACGCAAGTCCGCGATGGCCACCATCGTGGTGGCGCACGACCTGTCGCCGGCCGACACCATCGGCTTTCGCGATCATGACATTGCCGGCTTCGTCACCGACGTGGGCGGGCCCACCAGCCATACCGCCATCGTCGCCCGCAGCCAGGGCATCCCCGCGGTGGTGGCCCTGCACAACATCCGCCAGCTGGTCGAGGACAACGAGCTCATCATCATCGACGGCACCCGCGGTGTCGTCATCATCGAGCCGGACGAGCGCATCCTCGAGGAATATCGCCTGCGCCAGGCCGAACTGGAGCTGGAGCGCAACAAGCTGCAGCGGCTCAAGAGCGCCCGGCCGACCACGCTCGACGGCGAGGCCATCCACCTGCTGGCCAACATCGAGCTGCCCAAGGATGCGGGCGAGGCGAGGAAGGTGGGCGCCGACGGCGTGGGGCTGTTCCGCACCGAGTTCCTGTTCCTCAACCGCCACGCCCTGCCCGGCGAGGACGAGCAGTTCGAGGCCTATCGCGCGGCCCTCAAGTACATGGGCGGCGCGCCGGTGACCATCCGTACCCTCGACGCCGGTGCCGACAAGGCGCTCGAGACGGTCGGCAAGCGCAGCACCGAAACCAATCCGGCGCTGGGTCTGCGCGCGGTGCGCTATTCGCTGTCGGAACCGAAGATGTTCCTGACCCAGCTGCGGGCGCTGCTGCGCGCCTCGCATCACGGCAAGCTCAAGATCCTGCTGCCCATGCTGGCCCATGCGCACGAGATGGACCAGTGCCTGGCCATGGTCGAACAGGCCAAGGAACAGCTGCGCGACACCAAGCACAAGTTCGATCCCAAGGTCGAGGTCGGCGGCATGATCGAGGTGCCCGCGGCGGCCCTGGCCCTGGGCATGTTCGTGCGCCGCTTGCAGTTCCTGTCCATCGGCACCAACGACCTGATCCAGTACACCCTGGCCATCGACCGCACCGACGAGGCGGTGGCGCACCTGTACGATCCGCTCCATCCGGCCGTGCTCAAGCTCATCGGCGGCACCATCCAGGCGGGCGCGCGCTACGGTCTGCCGGTGTCGGTGTGCGGCGAGATGGCGGGCGATCCGGCCTACACCCGGTTGCTGCTGGGCATGGGCCTGAAGCACTTCTCCATGCAGCCGACCCAGCTGCTCGGCGTCAAGCAGGAGATCCTGCGTGCCGACGTGGGCGAGCTGGCGCCCAAGGTGCAACGCATCCTCAAGATGGACGAGCAGGACCGGGTGCACGAGGCGGTCGACCGCCTGGCCCAGGTTTGA
- a CDS encoding M48 family metallopeptidase yields MAGAAGIDARLFDGQSSRPVPVRLQVAGAGVDLLFLDDSGRRERLSLADLRWHEPLGATRRVDLPGGRSCEVLQGPALSAFLAASGHRERAITVWQGSGHRVLIAIVLLLLVGFAGYRWGLPLVARAVAVALPQPAVDALDGHVIDALDKTRLLKPTGLSAARRAGIEAAVAPLLAARSRPDPVHLHFRDAPDIGANAFALPGGDVVVTDALVKLAPDDAHVAAVIAHELGHVHYRHGLRNLIQASLLAAVVSLWTGDVSTLATGGATVLLNSAYSRDFEREADDYGAALLRKTGQSPLLLADMLDALTRQAVKDGKIDADAADGHWSDYLSSHPSTPERIERLRRASAS; encoded by the coding sequence ATGGCGGGCGCGGCCGGCATCGACGCGCGTCTGTTCGACGGCCAGTCGAGCCGCCCGGTGCCGGTGCGCCTGCAGGTGGCCGGCGCCGGTGTGGATCTGCTCTTCCTCGACGACAGCGGCCGGCGCGAGCGCCTGTCCCTGGCCGACCTGCGCTGGCACGAGCCGCTCGGCGCCACCCGCCGCGTCGACCTGCCGGGCGGGCGCAGCTGCGAGGTGCTGCAGGGCCCGGCGCTGAGCGCCTTCCTCGCCGCGAGCGGGCATCGCGAGCGTGCGATCACGGTGTGGCAGGGCAGCGGCCATCGGGTGCTGATCGCCATCGTGCTGTTGCTGCTGGTCGGCTTCGCCGGCTATCGCTGGGGCCTGCCGCTGGTGGCCCGGGCGGTGGCGGTGGCCTTGCCGCAACCGGCGGTCGATGCCCTCGACGGCCATGTGATCGACGCCCTCGACAAGACCCGGCTGCTCAAGCCGACCGGACTCAGTGCCGCGCGCCGGGCGGGCATCGAGGCGGCGGTGGCGCCGCTGCTGGCGGCGCGCAGCCGGCCCGATCCGGTGCACCTGCATTTTCGCGACGCCCCCGACATCGGCGCCAATGCCTTCGCCCTGCCCGGCGGCGACGTGGTGGTGACCGATGCGCTGGTCAAGCTCGCGCCCGACGACGCTCATGTGGCGGCGGTCATCGCCCATGAGCTGGGCCATGTGCATTACCGCCACGGGCTGCGCAATCTCATCCAGGCCTCCCTGCTGGCTGCGGTGGTCAGCCTGTGGACCGGCGACGTGAGCACCCTGGCCACCGGCGGAGCCACGGTGCTGCTCAATTCCGCGTATTCGCGCGACTTCGAGCGCGAAGCGGACGACTACGGCGCGGCGCTGCTCCGGAAGACCGGCCAGTCGCCCCTGCTGCTGGCCGACATGCTCGATGCCCTGACCCGTCAGGCGGTCAAGGACGGCAAGATCGACGCCGACGCGGCCGACGGGCACTGGAGCGACTATCTGTCGAGCCATCCGTCCACGCCCGAGCGCATCGAGCGCCTGCGCCGCGCAAGCGCGTCCTGA
- the gshA gene encoding glutamate--cysteine ligase, which translates to MVPHLTTALTGPLLDLERNFLDHRTEIEQWFRAQWQETRPPFYGSTDLRNSGFKLAPVDLNLFPGGFNNLNESFLPLCVQAAQAAIERICPDARRLLLIPENHTRNQFYLQNVAQLVAILRLTGLEVRIGSLSPEVTEPTTLELANGATLLLEPLERRGGSLGVKNFEPCAVLLNNDLSAGVPDVLRNLDGQWLIPPLHAGWHTRRKSNHARAYSRIAQEFAQVIGIDPWRINPEFGVCGQINFKERTGEECLAAQVDALLGRIRAKYKEYGVSDEPFVVVKADAGTYGMGVMTVRDASEVQGLNRRQRNKMSVIKEGLQVQEVIIQEGVHTFETCADAVAEPVVYMMDHYVVGGFYRVHTERGRDENLNAPGMHFKPLAFETCCTLPDAAQGPDAPPNRFYAYGVVARLALLAAAVEIEETASTELEQAAA; encoded by the coding sequence ATGGTCCCTCATCTGACGACCGCGCTGACCGGTCCGCTGCTGGATCTGGAGCGCAACTTCCTCGACCATCGCACCGAGATCGAGCAGTGGTTCCGCGCCCAGTGGCAGGAGACCCGTCCGCCGTTCTACGGCTCGACCGATCTGCGCAATTCCGGCTTCAAGCTGGCGCCGGTGGATCTGAACCTGTTCCCCGGCGGCTTCAACAACCTGAACGAGTCCTTCCTGCCCCTGTGCGTGCAGGCAGCGCAGGCGGCCATCGAGCGCATCTGCCCCGATGCGCGCCGGCTGCTGCTGATCCCCGAGAACCACACCCGCAACCAGTTCTACCTGCAGAACGTGGCGCAGCTGGTGGCCATCCTGCGCCTGACCGGGCTCGAGGTGCGCATCGGCAGCCTCTCGCCGGAGGTCACCGAGCCGACCACGCTGGAACTGGCCAATGGCGCCACCTTGCTGCTCGAGCCGCTCGAGCGCCGCGGTGGCAGCTTGGGGGTGAAGAACTTCGAACCGTGCGCGGTGCTGCTCAACAACGATCTGTCCGCCGGCGTGCCCGACGTGCTGCGCAACCTCGACGGCCAGTGGCTGATCCCGCCGCTGCATGCCGGCTGGCACACGCGGCGCAAGTCCAACCACGCCCGCGCCTACTCGCGCATCGCCCAGGAGTTCGCCCAGGTGATCGGCATCGATCCGTGGCGCATCAATCCCGAGTTCGGGGTGTGCGGCCAGATCAACTTCAAGGAGCGCACCGGCGAAGAGTGCCTCGCCGCGCAGGTGGACGCACTGCTCGGGCGCATCCGCGCCAAGTACAAGGAATACGGCGTCAGCGACGAGCCCTTCGTGGTCGTCAAGGCCGACGCCGGGACCTACGGCATGGGCGTGATGACGGTGCGGGACGCCTCCGAGGTGCAGGGGCTCAATCGTCGCCAGCGCAACAAGATGAGTGTCATCAAGGAAGGCCTGCAGGTGCAGGAGGTGATCATCCAGGAAGGGGTGCACACCTTCGAGACCTGCGCCGACGCGGTGGCCGAGCCGGTGGTCTACATGATGGACCACTACGTGGTGGGCGGTTTCTACCGGGTGCACACCGAGCGCGGTCGCGACGAGAACCTCAACGCCCCGGGCATGCATTTCAAGCCGCTCGCCTTCGAGACCTGCTGCACCCTGCCGGACGCCGCGCAGGGGCCCGACGCACCGCCCAACCGCTTCTATGCCTACGGCGTGGTCGCGCGCCTGGCGCTGCTCGCCGCCGCGGTGGAGATCGAGGAGACCGCCTCGACCGAGCTGGAACAGGCGGCCGCATGA